TCTATCTGCCGGGATTCTGGGCATTGATCATGCTGATCATCAAGCATGTACCCGAGCGGATTTTCAAACGACTGAAGTTCTGACCACGATGCCCGGAACTTGCCGCGCTACGCCTGCCCTTCCGGTGACCCAACGAAGTGGTGCACGTGACCGCGATGGTTTTCAATCCACTGCGGCGCCAGCGAGCCGATCAGCATCCCGGTCAGTGACGCAAGGACGCCCGCGAGCTGCTGCGGGAACGCCTCCCCCCAACCCGGCAACAGCATGACGGCGAGCCAGACCAGCACGCCGAGAATGATCGATGCGATCGCGCCTTGCGTGGTGGCACGCTTCCAGTAGAGGCCAAAGACCAGCGGGACAAAGGCGCCGACCAGCGTCACTTGATACGCACCGGACACCATGTCGTAAATCTTGGTGCCGCGCGATGCCATCGCGTAGCCAAGTACCATGACCGAAAACACCAGCACGGCGATGCGCATGGCTTTCAGTGTCTGCTGGTCACTCATGTGTTTGTTCCAGTGCTTGTAGACGTTTTCGATGAACGTCACACTTGGCGCAAGCAGAGTCGCCGACGCACAGGACTTGATGGCGGAAAGCAGCGCGCCGAAGAAGATGACCTGCGCCACGAACGGCATGTGTTCGAGCACCAGCGTGGGCAGGATCTTTTGCGTGTCGCCTTTCAGCAACTCGGCGGTCTGCTCGGGCATGATGATCAGCGCAGCCACCACCAGGAACATCGGCACGAAGGCGAACAGCAGGTAGCAGATGCCGCCGATCACGGGGCCGCGCGTGGCAGCCTTGATGTCCTTGGCGGACATCACGCGCTGGAACACGTCCTGCTGCGGAATCGAACCGAGCATCATGGTGATTGCTGCGGCGAAGAAAAAGATCATGTCCTTCGCGTTCGGCTCCGGGAAGAAGCGGAACATGTCCTTGCTCTGCGCGTAGTCGATCACCTTGTCGGCGCCGCCGGCCATGTGGCCGGCCATGACGGCAATGATGGACAGCCCCACGACCAGCACAATCATCTGGATGAAGTCGGTCAGCGCCACGCTCCACATGCCACCGAACAGCGTGTAGATCAGGATGGAGGCAACCCCGATCACCATGCCCCATTCGAAGCTGATGGCGCCATGCGAGAGGATGTTGAACACCAGACCGAGGGCCGTGACCTGCGCCGCGACCCAGCCGAGATAGCTCAGCATGATGATGATCGAACAGAGGATTTCCACCGATTTGCCGAAGCGCTGACGGTAGTAATCGCTGATGGTGAGCAGCGTCTGCTTGTAGAGCTTCGCGGCGAAGAACAGGCCGACGAAAATCAGGCAGAACGAGGCGCCGAATGGGTCCTCAACCACGGTACCCAGATTACCCTGCACGAACTTGGCGCCGATGCCCAGCACCGTCTCGCTGCCGAACCAGGTCGCGAACGTCGTGGTAACGATCATGATCAGCGGCAGATGGCGACCGGCAATGGCGTAGTCCGCCGTGTTCTTCACCCGCTTCGCCGCCCACAGGCCAATACCGATCGTCACCAGCAGATAGAGAAAAACGAACGCAAGCAGCATGCCTTACCCCTGAATCGCCTCAATTACCGCAGAGGCCGGATGACGTTCAGCGCGCCCGGCCCGGCGCCATGCGGCACACCGCCGCCAGCGCTCGAATTTTGAACAGGCGCAAGTGTACGGGTTTGCGCGCCGCTACAATTCGCATCCGGACATGCAGATTGCATGCCCACCAACGCTAGGGGTGCTCGGCGGCGCAAGCCACCGGGCTGAGATGACACCCTGGAACTTGATCAAGGTAATACTTGCGCAGGGAAGCGTCGCAGATATCAGTCCGCACCGTTTCTGGTCGGGCCATTCGTGCACTTGACCCTGCCGTCGATTCAGGACTTTCGATGGCAACTACTTTCACTCCCTCCCCCATCACTGCCGTCGCGGCGGCTGTCGCCACTGCGCTCGCCACCACGAACGCAGTCGGCCAGACGACCACATCGTCACCGCAGCGCGTGGACACCGTCACCATCACGGCCAAATCGGCACCGGTGCTCGACATCGACAACGCCGATGTCGGTGGCTTCAGCGCGCCGCTTGCCAAGACGCCGCAAAGCGTTACCGTGATCGGCGCCGATCTGCTGGCGGGCACCGCGACGCAATCACTGTCCAACCTGCTCAAGCTGGATGCCTCACTCGCCGACGCTTACAACACTACGGGCTACATCGAAAGCCTGTCGGTACGCGGCTTTCTGCTTGATCAGGCCGGCAACTTCTGTCGCAATGGCCTCGCCATTTCGAACTACGCGCCCATTGCACTGGAAAACAAGGAACGCATCGAAGTGCTCAAAGGGGTCGCCGGTTTGCAGTCGGGCGTGTCGGCGCCAGGCGGCCTGGTGAACTATGTCACCAAGGCTCCGCTCAGGGACGCATTCACCACCGCGACGCTTGCCACCGACGAACGCGGCGGTGCCAGGGTGCATGTGGATAGCAACGTGATGCTCGGCAGCATCGGTGCGCGCCTGAACGTGGCAGCTGAACGCCTGCGCAACCAGTTTGATCGCGCCGGTGGCGACCGCCAGTTTGCCAGCCTCGCGCTGGCGACCCAACTGTCAGCGCAAACATCGCTGAGTGCGGACTTTGAATATCACCGCAAGAGCCAGCCGTCGGTCCCCGGCCTCGGCCTGCTGGATCGCGACGGTGATGGCGGCGGCGACACCCTGCCCGCGCCCGTCAATCCGCGACTCAATCTGAACAACCAGTCATGGTCCCTGCCGTTCCAGGCGAAGGTCACTACGGCAGAACTTGCTCTCAAGCACCGCTTCAATGCCGACTGGAGCGCCCGTGTCGCAGCGAATGTGCAGCAATCGCGCATCAATGATCGCCTGGCCTTCCCGGATGGCTGCTCCAACGCACCAACCTACGTGTATCCCGGCCTCTGCGCCAACGGCGATGTCGATGTGTATGACTTCCGTAGCGAAGGCGAAAAGCGCAAGGTGGCAAGCTGGGACGCATCGGTTGCCGGGCGCTTCAATGCCCTGGGCGTACGCCATGACGCGCGTTTCGGCCTGTCTGGCCGCAGCGTGCGCAATGATCTGCCGCCGACGCAGGCCTACAACTACGTCGGCAGCACCAACATCTTCGCCCCGGTCGCACTGCCGGCGGACCCTTCGCTTACCGAACTCAACACCAACAGTCGCGAGCGCGCGGTAGAGGGCTACGCGTCGCTGCAGAGCGATCTGGGCGCGCAATTGCAGTCGTTTGCGGGCGTGCGTGTGTCCCGCCTGCATCGCGCCAGCGAGCGAAGCGATGGGTCGCGCGCGGTTGCCTACGATCAGACGGTCGCCACACCCTGGGCCGGCCTCGCCTGGTCGCCTTCCAGCGCCACCATGCTCTATGCGTCGTGGGGCCAGGGCGCCGAGCTGGAGGCGGTGCCGAACCGGCCGTCGCGCTTTGTGAACTACGGCGAAGCGCTGCCGGCGCTCAAGAGCAAGCAGGTCGAGATCGGTGGCAAGTGGCAGTTGAATCCGCGCATGCTGCTAACCGCCGCTGCGTTCAGTATCGACAAGCCTTACGCTGACGACGTCGCGACAACGAGCGGGATTCCGCGCCGCGTTGCTGGCGGCAAGGAAGCGCGCCACCGTGGCGTCGAACTTGCCGCGACTGGCCGCCTCGACGAAGCGCTTTCGCTGCAGGCGAGCCTGATGCTGCTCGACGCGAAGTACACCCGCGCGGTTGATCCGGCACTCGTCGATCAGCGCGTGACCAACGTGCCGCGCAGCAAGGCATCGCTGTTTGCCGATTACAAGGTCGCCGCCGTCCCCGGCCTGGCGCTCAACGCACTCGCCACGTACGAATCCGGCAAGACTGCCACGGCGGACGGCAGCGTGGCGCTGCCCAGCGCGTGGCAACTGGATGCAGGCGTGCGCTATCAGGTCAAACTGGCCGGAAAGTCCACGCTGTGGCGGCTCAACGTGGAAAACCTGACCAATCGCGTTTACTGGCGGGAAGCGCCGACCACCTACTGGGGCGGCGTCTATCTCTTCCCATCGACGCCTCGTACCGTGCGGGCGAGTGTGACGGTGGACTTCTAGCCCATCGTTGACATTGCAGCGCCATGCTCGACACCGCCTTCACCCTGCTCGGCACCGCCGTCACCTGGCTGGAGGTGATCGCCTTCGTGCTGGCGCTGGCCAACATCGCCTGCAACGTGTTCGAGATCCACTGGGGCTGGCCGCTGACCATCATCGCCAGCGTCCTTTACGCATGGCTGTTCTACGCCAGCAAGCTGTATGGCGAGGCCGGTGTCAATGTCTTCTTTGCCGTGGCCGCGCTGTGGGGCTGGTGGCAGTGGCTGCGCGGTCATCGCGCCGGGTCGAGCGCGCCGCTCCGGATCGCGCGACTGGACTCGCAGGGCGTCGCAATCACGGTGGCCGGTTGGGCCGTCGCCTGGCTCGGCTGCGCGCTGCTGCTGCGCGCGATCACTGACTCCGACGTGCCCTGGGCCGACGGTTTCGTCACCGCCGGCAGCGTAGTGGGTACCGTGCTGTTGGGCCGCAAGTTCATCGAGAACTGGCCGATCTGGCTGATCGTCAACGCCGCCAGCGTGGCGCTATTCGCCTACAAGGGGCTCACGCTCACGGTGGTGCTGTACGTGATCTTTTTCGGCCTGGCGATCTGGGGCTGGATCGGCTGGCGAGAACGGCTGGCGCGCAGCGAAATGGTGTCACGATGACGCCCAAACTCATCTGCATTCTCGGTGCCGAAAGCACCGGCAAAACGACACTCGCGCAGCAACTGGCCGTGCACTTTGATTGCCCCTGGGTGCCCGAGTATCTGCGCGCGTTCTGCGATGAACGAGGCCGTACACCGTATCGCGATGAGCAGGCCCTGATTCTGGAGACGCAGCACGTCCACGAGCTGGTAGCAGCGGCCAAGGCGCGAGCCGCTGCGCCGCATGCTGCGGGTACGTCGGGACTGCCCTTTGTTTTCTGCGACACCGCGCCGCTGACCACGGCGATCTACAGCGACTATGTGTTTGGTGATGGCTCGCTCTACGCCCGCGCAAGAGCGTTGCACCAGCGCTACGCGCTGACGCTGCTCTGCATGCCCGATCTGGGCTGGGTGGCCGATGGTTTCCTGCGCGACAGCGCCGATGCGCAACTCAAAATCCACGACATGATGACGCGCGAGCTCACCACGCTCGGGCTGCCGTTCGCGCAGGTGAAGGGAGGCGGTAACTTGCGCCTTGATGAAGCAGTGAAGGCGCTGACGCGTTCGAGCTAGCAAATACGCGCGGGAGATGGGTCAAATTCGGATTGCCAGTTCACATTCGTGAATCGCCAACATAATCCTCGCGCGACCACCATGGAATCCAGCCAACTGGCGCTCGGCCCTTCAGCGCGACGAACAGAAACACCGTGAACAAATACACGGACCCGCCCATTGTCAGATACAGGCGAAGCGGCCAGTTGGAAGGCCAGCCTTCTTTCGCAATCGCAGCGGTTCCGCCAACAACCGCGACCAAAGCGAACGCGACAAAGACCCACGCCAAGCCACGAACTGCCGGGTGCA
This is a stretch of genomic DNA from Casimicrobium huifangae. It encodes these proteins:
- the pnuC gene encoding nicotinamide riboside transporter PnuC; its protein translation is MLDTAFTLLGTAVTWLEVIAFVLALANIACNVFEIHWGWPLTIIASVLYAWLFYASKLYGEAGVNVFFAVAALWGWWQWLRGHRAGSSAPLRIARLDSQGVAITVAGWAVAWLGCALLLRAITDSDVPWADGFVTAGSVVGTVLLGRKFIENWPIWLIVNAASVALFAYKGLTLTVVLYVIFFGLAIWGWIGWRERLARSEMVSR
- a CDS encoding AAA family ATPase, which codes for MTPKLICILGAESTGKTTLAQQLAVHFDCPWVPEYLRAFCDERGRTPYRDEQALILETQHVHELVAAAKARAAAPHAAGTSGLPFVFCDTAPLTTAIYSDYVFGDGSLYARARALHQRYALTLLCMPDLGWVADGFLRDSADAQLKIHDMMTRELTTLGLPFAQVKGGGNLRLDEAVKALTRSS
- a CDS encoding sodium:solute symporter family protein, with the translated sequence MLLAFVFLYLLVTIGIGLWAAKRVKNTADYAIAGRHLPLIMIVTTTFATWFGSETVLGIGAKFVQGNLGTVVEDPFGASFCLIFVGLFFAAKLYKQTLLTISDYYRQRFGKSVEILCSIIIMLSYLGWVAAQVTALGLVFNILSHGAISFEWGMVIGVASILIYTLFGGMWSVALTDFIQMIVLVVGLSIIAVMAGHMAGGADKVIDYAQSKDMFRFFPEPNAKDMIFFFAAAITMMLGSIPQQDVFQRVMSAKDIKAATRGPVIGGICYLLFAFVPMFLVVAALIIMPEQTAELLKGDTQKILPTLVLEHMPFVAQVIFFGALLSAIKSCASATLLAPSVTFIENVYKHWNKHMSDQQTLKAMRIAVLVFSVMVLGYAMASRGTKIYDMVSGAYQVTLVGAFVPLVFGLYWKRATTQGAIASIILGVLVWLAVMLLPGWGEAFPQQLAGVLASLTGMLIGSLAPQWIENHRGHVHHFVGSPEGQA
- a CDS encoding TonB-dependent siderophore receptor — translated: MATTFTPSPITAVAAAVATALATTNAVGQTTTSSPQRVDTVTITAKSAPVLDIDNADVGGFSAPLAKTPQSVTVIGADLLAGTATQSLSNLLKLDASLADAYNTTGYIESLSVRGFLLDQAGNFCRNGLAISNYAPIALENKERIEVLKGVAGLQSGVSAPGGLVNYVTKAPLRDAFTTATLATDERGGARVHVDSNVMLGSIGARLNVAAERLRNQFDRAGGDRQFASLALATQLSAQTSLSADFEYHRKSQPSVPGLGLLDRDGDGGGDTLPAPVNPRLNLNNQSWSLPFQAKVTTAELALKHRFNADWSARVAANVQQSRINDRLAFPDGCSNAPTYVYPGLCANGDVDVYDFRSEGEKRKVASWDASVAGRFNALGVRHDARFGLSGRSVRNDLPPTQAYNYVGSTNIFAPVALPADPSLTELNTNSRERAVEGYASLQSDLGAQLQSFAGVRVSRLHRASERSDGSRAVAYDQTVATPWAGLAWSPSSATMLYASWGQGAELEAVPNRPSRFVNYGEALPALKSKQVEIGGKWQLNPRMLLTAAAFSIDKPYADDVATTSGIPRRVAGGKEARHRGVELAATGRLDEALSLQASLMLLDAKYTRAVDPALVDQRVTNVPRSKASLFADYKVAAVPGLALNALATYESGKTATADGSVALPSAWQLDAGVRYQVKLAGKSTLWRLNVENLTNRVYWREAPTTYWGGVYLFPSTPRTVRASVTVDF